Proteins found in one Bremerella volcania genomic segment:
- a CDS encoding secondary thiamine-phosphate synthase enzyme YjbQ — MKTLTRELWMDIPQRRAIVSIHREIEKLVAESGVQDGLILVNAMHITASVFINDNESGLHADYERWLEDLVPFNPGTDPARGGYLHNRTGEDNADAHHKRQIMGREVVVAITDGKLHLGPWEHIFYYEFDGRRRKRILVKIIGE; from the coding sequence TTGAAGACGCTGACCAGAGAACTCTGGATGGATATCCCACAGCGGCGGGCGATCGTTTCCATTCATCGAGAGATAGAGAAACTCGTCGCTGAGAGCGGTGTGCAAGATGGCCTGATTCTTGTCAACGCGATGCATATCACCGCAAGCGTCTTTATCAATGACAACGAGAGCGGTCTTCATGCTGACTACGAGAGATGGCTTGAAGACCTGGTCCCTTTCAATCCTGGGACCGACCCCGCAAGAGGTGGCTATCTTCACAACCGAACCGGGGAAGACAATGCGGATGCTCACCACAAGCGGCAGATCATGGGTAGAGAGGTAGTCGTCGCGATCACGGATGGAAAGCTCCATCTTGGACCGTGGGAGCACATCTTCTACTACGAGTTTGATGGGCGGCGGCGGAAGCGGATTTTGGTGAAAATTATTGGGGAGTGA
- the speA gene encoding biosynthetic arginine decarboxylase has translation MLKENGNRWTAADSTDLYEVDRWGKSYFSVSDEGHLLVHPSKSSDKTIDLKTVVDRLEARGIDLPILLRFSEILQNRLQEINNAFTTAISDYDYHNKYSCIYPIKVNQQRHVVEEVLDYGRPYGFGLEAGSKPELLAVIAMTDENTPIICNGFKDEEYIEIAMYGQKLGRTIIPVVEKYTELALILKTAEEIGVRPKIGFRVKLASRGKGRWSASGGYHSKFGLTVTEVLRALDELKLRGMEDCFNLLHYHQGSQVSNIRYVKTALIEAARIYVDLVKRGAGLKYLDVGGGLGVDYDGSQTDFHSSMNYTLDEYARDVVSHVQSICNEAEVPHPHLLSESGRAVVAFHSVLVFGTLGVAEQGLGELKQEFDEDTPTPLRDLKEAYASVSPRTVLESFHDAQMALDMALSMFGNGNLTLEQRSEAETLYWNLCFKIRGLISELDHVPEEFEGLDRMLCDTYFCNFSLFQSLPDNWAINQLFPIMPIHRLNEEPLRHAVIGDITCDSDGKIDQFIDRRHVKRTLQLHRYDGQPYYMGAFLVGAYQEVLGDLHNLFGDTNAVHVELDDQGEPSFTHIIKGDTVQEVLHYMQFNEEELTRQMQRSVEQSIKKGAIEAKEAGTIMKFYESGLRGYTYLE, from the coding sequence ATGCTGAAAGAGAATGGCAACCGGTGGACCGCCGCCGATTCTACCGATCTGTACGAAGTTGACCGGTGGGGAAAAAGCTATTTCAGCGTCAGTGACGAAGGGCACCTTTTGGTTCATCCGTCGAAGTCTTCCGACAAGACGATCGACTTGAAGACGGTCGTCGATCGGCTCGAGGCTCGGGGGATCGATCTGCCGATCCTGCTACGCTTCAGCGAGATCTTGCAAAATCGGCTACAGGAAATCAACAACGCCTTTACGACCGCCATCTCGGACTACGATTACCACAACAAGTATTCGTGCATCTATCCGATCAAGGTCAACCAACAGCGGCACGTGGTTGAAGAAGTGCTGGATTACGGTCGTCCGTATGGGTTCGGCCTGGAAGCGGGCAGCAAGCCAGAACTGTTGGCCGTGATTGCAATGACGGACGAAAACACGCCGATCATCTGCAACGGGTTCAAGGATGAAGAGTACATCGAGATCGCCATGTACGGCCAGAAGCTTGGCCGGACGATCATTCCGGTCGTCGAGAAGTACACCGAACTGGCGCTCATTCTTAAGACCGCCGAAGAAATTGGCGTTCGTCCCAAGATCGGCTTCCGGGTGAAGCTTGCCTCGCGCGGTAAGGGACGTTGGTCGGCCAGTGGCGGCTATCACAGCAAGTTCGGTTTGACCGTGACGGAAGTCTTGCGGGCTCTGGACGAGCTGAAGTTGCGCGGCATGGAAGACTGCTTCAACCTGTTGCACTATCACCAGGGAAGCCAGGTCAGCAATATCCGCTACGTGAAGACCGCATTGATTGAAGCGGCCCGCATTTACGTCGACCTGGTCAAGCGAGGTGCCGGCCTGAAGTACCTGGATGTCGGTGGCGGTTTGGGTGTCGACTACGACGGTTCGCAAACTGACTTCCATTCCAGCATGAACTATACGCTGGACGAATATGCTCGCGACGTGGTCTCTCACGTCCAGTCGATCTGCAACGAAGCGGAAGTTCCTCACCCGCACTTGTTGTCGGAAAGTGGCCGCGCGGTGGTTGCGTTCCACAGCGTGTTGGTCTTCGGTACGTTGGGCGTTGCCGAGCAAGGTCTGGGCGAACTGAAGCAGGAGTTTGACGAAGACACGCCGACTCCTCTACGGGATTTGAAGGAAGCGTATGCTTCGGTCAGTCCGCGTACGGTATTGGAGAGCTTCCACGATGCTCAAATGGCATTGGATATGGCCTTGTCGATGTTTGGCAACGGCAACCTGACGCTGGAACAGCGTAGCGAGGCGGAAACGCTTTACTGGAATCTCTGCTTCAAGATTCGCGGGCTGATCAGCGAACTGGATCACGTGCCGGAAGAGTTCGAAGGCCTCGATCGGATGCTTTGCGATACCTACTTCTGCAACTTCTCGCTATTTCAGTCGCTGCCAGATAACTGGGCGATCAACCAGTTGTTTCCCATCATGCCGATTCATCGACTCAATGAAGAGCCGCTGCGGCATGCCGTGATTGGTGATATTACCTGCGACAGCGACGGAAAGATCGATCAGTTCATCGATCGCCGCCATGTGAAACGAACGCTGCAACTGCATCGTTATGATGGTCAGCCCTACTACATGGGAGCGTTTCTGGTCGGAGCCTACCAGGAAGTGCTAGGTGATCTGCACAACTTGTTCGGCGATACGAACGCCGTGCACGTTGAGTTGGACGACCAAGGTGAGCCTTCTTTCACGCACATTATCAAGGGGGATACGGTGCAGGAGGTACTGCACTACATGCAGTTCAACGAAGAAGAACTGACTCGCCAAATGCAGCGCAGCGTCGAGCAGTCGATCAAGAAGGGGGCTATCGAGGCTAAGGAAGCAGGCACGATCATGAAGTTCTACGAATCGGGCCTGCGTGGTTACACCTACTTGGAATAG
- a CDS encoding c-type cytochrome, whose amino-acid sequence MRHLPLAFTIALLLSLGLSCPLLAQFEEDFRSGLITTIQGSDGSHCVRIDPTISFDWQGRSPDDRVSDGKFSARWDGLLLSRTSGNYSLYAYVCGKVRIQLEGEVVLEANTKTPQWVAGKPLAMKFDWHPLQIDFAKTQPDAELRLFWSGPDFPLEPVSAEYLFHDIDKTIDQPFNRGRELIAGYRCTSCHDIQQQPPAEKAPSLAQLDGNLSENWLQAWLQSDGQETNTLRRMPHFNLSDDDVKAVAEYLLSESQPRAKAKDLPVKGSVASGENLVLSLGCTACHKIGELGRADVMGGPELTNIAAKRPKEFFDAWLKDPATLNSDHRMPVYDLNDKQRDDITAYLATLTEDKTIARTPVRAFNELLVKRGREVVAANRCNTCHTLPGGAKSGNRPSLVALTPGNLWQAGCMDQPNPQKGQPGYRLSKEDQEAITTYIREVSRAKHEKSDTLDAAWVLTKNNCFACHPRGTNVGLNATAKEVTDAHSSLASQLPAMVPPSLNSVGDKLHDDALLAAIRRSEGNHRPWLKVQMPKFQLSPEEQQALVDYFVTQDRIPEKAPATLDIPELEGLAATVAGSRLVTTDGFGCTSCHQVGKMIPPKAPLNAKGPDLSMLGKRIREPWFYRWVHDPARIVPRMEMPSVKLPVQGVLDNNVDTQLAAVWKVLNTPDFTPPKPDPVRIVRFNGTRTETSRPVVLTDVIKLNESDVLIKPFLVGLPNRNNVLYDLETGKLLQWWVGDVARQRSEGKTWHWEIGARGLLSDFRQEPEIRLLIDEQDTPPKPTRDGQFITRFHEIRYEGDKLIWSHTLHFVQGSDEYDVDVLETWQPIWSNDGKPMNGFHRSMQFQNVPEGGSIVLYLPSETLAGSLLRDRASTDDQPTQRYEAGNISFDIKKQPNIVYGDDATVWLRPGENRTIDMTVRLDLPGETLAKQPPIPVRKSNAVSLDIIPGWTATRLPITTEMMPIAMDWQPNGALIAGSLKGRLWKLIDTDGDGLEDTYSQFGDEYAAPYGIKSYDKYVDVVNKYALLRLWDEDEDGVVEKVTNLAHGWGHTDDYHDWVVGLPKDEEGNYYLAIPCQQDKRTPEAAALRGTVLKLIPDTLDPAQQTFRLGELTAGHRFPMGIARNNRGELYVTDNQGNFNPFNELNHVVPGQRYGFINAIDRKPGFNPPETPPSIAIPHPWTRSVNGICFLETPRKERERLGYDLYGPWEGDLIGCEYDTRRLVRMSLEEVNGIIQGAVYPMTVDPPQDVEKGLLGPISCAVAPDGDVYIGNIRDAGWGGGNNIGSFTKMRPKSVHLPLGIDEVTATPTGFRVRFTDQIDATRGGLPTNYTVASYTRVSTPAYGGDDQQRRLESVLKVEVSPDRLEATIALEAPLREGFVYEIFLDDEIAGDQGALWPKEAHYTLRKLKTP is encoded by the coding sequence ATGCGTCATCTCCCCCTAGCGTTCACAATCGCCCTGCTACTTTCGCTTGGCCTCTCCTGCCCACTGCTAGCTCAATTTGAAGAAGATTTTCGCTCGGGGCTGATCACCACTATCCAAGGCAGCGATGGCTCGCACTGCGTTCGCATCGACCCCACTATTTCGTTCGATTGGCAGGGCAGGTCGCCAGATGACCGTGTCAGCGACGGCAAGTTCAGTGCTCGCTGGGATGGACTTCTACTCAGTCGCACCTCAGGCAATTACTCCCTTTACGCTTACGTTTGCGGCAAGGTCCGGATTCAGTTGGAAGGAGAAGTCGTTCTCGAAGCCAACACAAAAACGCCCCAATGGGTCGCCGGTAAGCCGCTCGCGATGAAATTCGACTGGCATCCGCTGCAAATCGATTTCGCGAAAACACAACCCGATGCCGAGCTCCGCCTGTTTTGGTCTGGTCCTGACTTTCCTCTCGAACCGGTCTCGGCCGAGTATCTCTTCCACGACATCGACAAAACGATCGACCAACCGTTCAACCGTGGACGAGAACTTATCGCCGGCTACCGCTGCACTTCATGTCACGATATTCAACAACAACCACCGGCTGAGAAAGCCCCTTCCCTGGCGCAGTTGGACGGCAATCTTTCCGAAAACTGGCTGCAAGCATGGTTACAAAGCGATGGGCAAGAAACGAATACGCTGCGCCGGATGCCCCACTTCAATCTCTCCGACGACGACGTTAAAGCGGTCGCCGAATACCTACTCTCAGAATCCCAACCGCGTGCCAAAGCCAAGGACTTACCGGTCAAGGGATCCGTTGCCAGTGGCGAGAACCTCGTACTTAGCCTGGGATGCACCGCCTGCCATAAGATCGGAGAACTCGGCCGAGCTGATGTCATGGGCGGTCCGGAACTGACGAACATCGCAGCGAAGCGGCCGAAAGAGTTCTTTGACGCCTGGCTTAAAGATCCTGCTACGCTGAACTCCGATCATCGGATGCCCGTCTATGATCTGAATGACAAACAGCGCGACGACATCACGGCCTACCTGGCCACGCTCACCGAAGATAAAACGATTGCGAGGACGCCCGTGCGAGCCTTCAACGAACTCTTGGTGAAACGTGGGCGTGAGGTCGTTGCAGCCAATCGTTGCAACACTTGCCACACACTTCCTGGCGGCGCCAAGAGTGGCAATCGTCCGTCGCTGGTAGCACTTACACCTGGCAACTTGTGGCAGGCTGGGTGCATGGATCAGCCCAACCCGCAAAAGGGACAGCCAGGATATCGTCTATCGAAAGAAGACCAGGAAGCCATCACGACCTATATTCGCGAAGTATCTCGGGCAAAGCACGAAAAGTCCGACACGCTTGACGCTGCCTGGGTTCTCACCAAGAACAACTGCTTCGCCTGTCATCCTCGCGGAACGAACGTCGGCCTGAATGCAACAGCAAAGGAGGTCACCGACGCACACTCGAGCTTGGCCTCGCAACTGCCGGCGATGGTCCCTCCGTCTCTGAACAGTGTCGGCGATAAACTACATGACGATGCTCTTTTGGCAGCCATTCGGCGCAGCGAAGGGAATCATCGCCCTTGGCTAAAAGTGCAGATGCCCAAGTTCCAGCTTTCGCCCGAAGAGCAACAGGCATTGGTCGATTATTTCGTAACGCAGGATCGTATCCCAGAGAAAGCTCCAGCTACGCTCGACATTCCGGAATTGGAAGGCCTGGCCGCGACCGTCGCCGGATCGCGACTGGTAACCACCGACGGCTTTGGCTGCACCAGTTGCCATCAAGTCGGCAAAATGATTCCCCCCAAGGCACCTCTTAACGCGAAGGGACCCGATCTGTCGATGCTGGGCAAACGTATTCGCGAACCGTGGTTCTACCGCTGGGTTCACGATCCGGCACGTATCGTTCCCCGCATGGAGATGCCCAGTGTGAAGCTGCCTGTGCAGGGCGTTCTCGATAACAACGTCGACACCCAACTGGCCGCCGTCTGGAAGGTACTCAACACGCCGGACTTTACTCCCCCTAAGCCTGATCCTGTTCGCATCGTCAGGTTCAACGGCACGCGTACGGAAACGTCTCGACCGGTGGTACTTACCGATGTCATCAAGCTGAATGAATCTGACGTCTTGATCAAGCCGTTCCTGGTGGGACTGCCCAACCGGAACAATGTTCTGTACGACCTGGAGACCGGCAAGCTGCTACAGTGGTGGGTTGGCGATGTGGCCCGTCAGCGCAGTGAAGGAAAGACGTGGCACTGGGAGATCGGAGCCCGCGGCCTGTTGAGTGACTTTCGGCAAGAACCTGAAATTCGCCTGCTAATCGACGAGCAAGACACGCCTCCCAAGCCCACGCGTGACGGGCAATTCATTACGCGATTCCATGAAATCCGCTACGAAGGGGACAAGTTGATCTGGTCCCATACGCTGCACTTCGTGCAAGGGTCGGACGAGTACGACGTCGACGTGCTCGAGACGTGGCAACCAATCTGGTCGAATGACGGCAAGCCGATGAACGGCTTTCACCGTTCGATGCAGTTTCAGAACGTGCCTGAAGGAGGCAGCATTGTCCTGTATCTCCCCAGTGAGACGCTTGCAGGCTCACTCCTGAGAGACAGAGCTTCCACCGATGACCAACCCACCCAGCGATATGAAGCGGGAAACATCTCTTTCGACATCAAAAAGCAACCCAACATCGTTTACGGAGACGATGCGACCGTTTGGCTGCGACCGGGCGAGAATCGTACGATCGACATGACTGTCCGTCTCGATCTGCCAGGCGAAACACTTGCCAAACAACCTCCGATTCCGGTTCGCAAGTCGAACGCCGTCTCGCTCGACATCATCCCTGGTTGGACCGCAACGCGTCTCCCCATCACCACGGAAATGATGCCTATCGCGATGGACTGGCAACCTAACGGAGCCCTAATCGCCGGTTCCCTCAAAGGGCGATTGTGGAAACTGATCGATACTGACGGGGATGGCCTTGAAGACACCTACTCGCAATTTGGTGACGAGTATGCGGCCCCTTACGGCATTAAGTCTTACGACAAGTATGTTGATGTCGTCAACAAGTATGCCCTGCTTCGCCTATGGGATGAAGACGAAGATGGCGTCGTCGAAAAGGTAACCAACCTGGCTCACGGCTGGGGACATACCGACGACTATCACGATTGGGTCGTTGGCTTGCCAAAGGATGAAGAGGGTAATTATTACCTGGCCATCCCTTGCCAACAAGATAAACGTACGCCAGAAGCCGCCGCGCTACGCGGGACCGTGCTGAAGCTAATTCCCGATACGCTCGATCCCGCTCAACAAACGTTCCGCTTGGGAGAGTTGACGGCCGGTCATCGCTTTCCGATGGGCATTGCCCGTAACAACCGCGGCGAGTTGTACGTCACCGACAATCAAGGGAACTTCAATCCATTTAATGAATTGAATCACGTTGTGCCAGGACAGCGTTACGGCTTCATCAATGCCATCGATCGCAAACCTGGATTCAATCCTCCAGAGACGCCCCCCTCGATCGCGATTCCCCATCCATGGACGCGAAGCGTGAACGGCATCTGCTTCCTGGAAACTCCGCGAAAGGAGCGAGAGCGACTGGGTTACGACTTGTACGGACCGTGGGAAGGGGACCTGATTGGCTGTGAATATGATACTCGCCGCCTGGTACGCATGAGCCTGGAAGAGGTAAATGGCATCATCCAAGGGGCTGTCTACCCCATGACGGTCGACCCGCCGCAAGATGTCGAGAAGGGCCTTCTCGGTCCGATCAGTTGCGCCGTGGCACCGGATGGCGACGTCTACATCGGTAACATTCGTGACGCTGGCTGGGGTGGCGGGAACAACATCGGTTCGTTCACCAAGATGCGTCCTAAATCGGTTCATCTGCCGCTGGGAATCGACGAGGTAACAGCAACGCCAACCGGCTTTAGGGTTCGCTTTACCGATCAGATCGACGCCACGCGAGGCGGCTTGCCAACCAATTATACCGTGGCATCGTACACCCGCGTTTCGACTCCGGCTTACGGTGGTGACGACCAACAGCGCCGCCTGGAAAGCGTCTTGAAAGTCGAAGTTTCGCCGGACCGGCTAGAAGCCACGATTGCGCTGGAAGCTCCCCTCAGGGAAGGATTCGTCTACGAGATCTTCCTGGATGATGAAATCGCCGGAGACCAAGGGGCGCTGTGGCCCAAGGAAGCCCACTACACGCTACGGAAGTTAAAAACTCCGTAG
- a CDS encoding FAD-dependent oxidoreductase, with product MATSLFAAPQNYDVVIYGGTSAAITAAVQVKKMGKTVVVVSPDKHLGGLSSGGLGWTDSGNKDAIGGLSLDFYERVKKHYDQPEAWRQQKAGQYSRYRKNDSAMWVFEPHVAEKVFEQLVEEYNIPVVRDQWLDRANGVKKVDGKIVSITTLDGNTYTGKVFLDTTYEGDLMAAAGVSYHVGRESNDVYGETINGVQVARAHSHQFEYPTDPYVVEGDPSSGLLPRISADKPGPDGSGDDKIQAYCFRMCLTTAADNQVKFPKPEGYDPKQYALLARYLKGGWKGVFNKFDPAPNFKTDTNNHGAFSTDNIGMNYDYPEASYERRKEIIREHETYQKGWLYFIANDPSIPKDIQDRMNKWGLAKDEFVDNGNWPHQIYVREARRMIGPVVMCEPMLRAQVPTPKSIGMGSYNMDSHNVQRFVTDKGYVRNEGDIQISPGGPYPISYDSVTPKKEECTNLLVPVCVSSSHIAYGSIRMEPVFMILGQSAATAACMAIDQNIAVQDVEYAELSQRLVKDGQVLEMERKPSYPKQMIDPKKLEGIVVDDTQAEKTGAWPVSSSVSGFVGTGYVHDENKGQGKKSIAFKVPKLEAGKYDVRVAYSSNPNRASNVPVTVTAQGKEVFSGTINQKKDPSVDKVFVSLGKFDLSGETIVTLTNEGVDGYVVADAVVLLPVK from the coding sequence ATGGCGACTTCCCTTTTTGCTGCCCCGCAAAATTATGACGTTGTCATTTATGGAGGGACCTCCGCTGCGATCACGGCCGCCGTTCAAGTCAAGAAAATGGGTAAGACGGTCGTCGTTGTTTCGCCTGACAAGCATCTTGGCGGTCTCTCGAGCGGTGGTCTCGGCTGGACCGACAGCGGGAACAAGGACGCCATCGGTGGTCTGTCGCTCGACTTCTACGAGCGCGTCAAAAAACACTACGATCAGCCAGAAGCCTGGCGTCAACAAAAGGCTGGCCAATACAGCCGCTATCGTAAGAACGACAGCGCGATGTGGGTCTTCGAACCCCATGTCGCTGAGAAGGTGTTTGAGCAACTCGTCGAAGAGTACAATATCCCCGTCGTTCGCGATCAATGGCTCGATCGCGCCAATGGCGTGAAGAAGGTCGATGGAAAGATCGTCAGCATTACGACGCTCGATGGAAACACCTACACCGGCAAGGTCTTCCTCGACACAACCTACGAAGGGGATTTGATGGCAGCCGCTGGCGTGTCGTACCACGTCGGACGTGAATCGAATGACGTTTACGGTGAAACGATCAACGGTGTGCAAGTCGCACGTGCCCACAGCCATCAATTCGAATATCCAACCGATCCCTATGTCGTCGAAGGGGATCCAAGTAGCGGATTGCTGCCGCGTATTTCCGCGGACAAGCCAGGCCCCGATGGAAGTGGCGACGATAAGATTCAAGCCTACTGTTTTCGCATGTGTTTGACCACGGCAGCCGACAATCAGGTCAAATTCCCCAAGCCCGAGGGCTATGACCCCAAGCAGTACGCGTTGCTGGCTCGTTACCTCAAGGGTGGCTGGAAGGGGGTCTTTAACAAGTTCGATCCTGCTCCGAATTTCAAAACCGATACGAACAACCACGGGGCGTTCTCGACCGACAACATTGGGATGAATTATGACTATCCCGAAGCTTCGTACGAGCGACGCAAGGAAATCATTCGCGAGCACGAAACGTATCAAAAGGGCTGGCTCTACTTCATCGCCAACGATCCGTCCATTCCGAAAGACATACAAGATCGCATGAACAAGTGGGGGCTGGCCAAGGATGAGTTCGTCGATAACGGCAACTGGCCGCACCAGATCTATGTTCGCGAAGCTCGACGTATGATCGGTCCAGTCGTGATGTGCGAGCCGATGCTGCGAGCACAAGTTCCCACGCCGAAGAGCATCGGCATGGGGTCGTACAACATGGACTCGCATAATGTTCAACGGTTCGTCACCGACAAGGGGTATGTCCGTAATGAAGGGGATATCCAGATCAGCCCCGGCGGGCCTTACCCGATCAGCTATGACAGCGTGACTCCCAAGAAGGAAGAGTGCACGAACTTGTTGGTGCCAGTATGTGTTTCGTCCTCGCACATTGCTTACGGCTCGATCCGCATGGAACCGGTATTCATGATCCTCGGTCAATCGGCCGCCACCGCGGCTTGCATGGCGATCGATCAAAACATTGCCGTTCAGGACGTCGAGTATGCCGAACTGAGTCAGCGGCTTGTGAAAGATGGCCAGGTTCTGGAAATGGAACGGAAGCCTTCTTATCCTAAGCAAATGATCGACCCGAAGAAGCTGGAAGGGATCGTGGTCGACGACACCCAGGCCGAAAAGACCGGTGCTTGGCCGGTCAGCAGTTCCGTTTCAGGGTTCGTCGGGACAGGCTACGTGCACGATGAAAACAAGGGCCAAGGCAAGAAGTCGATCGCCTTCAAAGTTCCCAAGTTGGAAGCTGGCAAGTATGACGTCCGTGTCGCCTATTCCAGCAATCCCAATCGCGCCTCGAACGTGCCGGTAACGGTCACCGCCCAGGGGAAGGAAGTCTTTTCGGGGACGATCAATCAGAAGAAGGATCCAAGCGTCGACAAAGTCTTTGTCTCGCTGGGCAAGTTCGATCTTAGCGGCGAGACGATCGTTACGCTGACCAACGAAGGGGTCGACGGCTACGTGGTTGCCGATGCGGTTGTACTTCTGCCAGTGAAATAG
- a CDS encoding endonuclease/exonuclease/phosphatase family protein: MSTSLKILMVLLALVFAPTASADEPIRIRVVSYNIHHGEGTDGKLDLSRIAQVVSDAKPDIIALQEVDRNTKRTGNVDQAAELARLLEMNGVFGGNIDLQGGHYGNAILTRYASISSTNHQLPSLANGEQRGVMEADIAVPGFKLPLKFLATHYDHRPDENERIASCEMIAQLTRDWGDRPALLAGDLNALPESKPLMLLEKDWIRSNREVLPTIPSDQPTRQIDYILLRPNMGWKVVECRLLDGVVASDHRGILAVLEWSEPASN, encoded by the coding sequence ATGTCGACTTCTTTGAAAATATTGATGGTATTGCTGGCGCTAGTTTTTGCGCCAACAGCATCGGCGGATGAACCGATACGGATCCGCGTCGTCAGCTACAACATTCACCACGGTGAAGGAACCGACGGCAAGCTCGATCTTTCGCGCATCGCTCAAGTCGTGAGTGATGCCAAGCCGGATATTATCGCCCTGCAGGAAGTCGATCGAAACACCAAGCGGACGGGCAACGTCGATCAAGCAGCTGAACTTGCCAGACTGCTGGAGATGAATGGTGTCTTCGGTGGCAACATTGACCTTCAAGGTGGTCACTACGGTAACGCTATTTTGACCCGGTATGCATCCATCTCTTCTACGAATCATCAACTTCCCTCGCTGGCCAACGGGGAACAGCGAGGGGTGATGGAGGCTGATATTGCGGTGCCAGGCTTCAAGCTGCCGCTGAAGTTCTTAGCGACCCATTACGACCATCGACCGGATGAAAACGAGCGTATTGCATCTTGCGAGATGATTGCACAGTTGACTCGTGACTGGGGCGACCGCCCTGCTCTGCTGGCTGGCGATTTGAATGCGCTGCCGGAGAGCAAACCGCTGATGCTCCTGGAAAAAGACTGGATACGCTCCAATAGGGAGGTCCTACCCACGATTCCCAGCGACCAACCAACTCGGCAAATCGACTACATCCTGCTTCGTCCTAACATGGGATGGAAAGTCGTCGAATGTCGCTTGCTCGACGGGGTGGTCGCATCGGATCATCGCGGCATTCTGGCCGTACTTGAGTGGTCAGAACCTGCCTCGAACTAG
- a CDS encoding GlsB/YeaQ/YmgE family stress response membrane protein has product MGIISWIVFGLIAGALAKFLFPGDDPGGCIVTIIIGVVGAMVGGFIMTGLGYGTVTGFNLYSFFVAILGSMVVLAIYRVLMGRKAE; this is encoded by the coding sequence ATGGGCATTATCTCTTGGATCGTATTCGGCCTGATTGCCGGAGCTTTGGCCAAATTCCTCTTCCCCGGAGACGACCCAGGTGGCTGCATCGTGACCATCATTATTGGTGTCGTTGGAGCCATGGTAGGAGGATTTATCATGACCGGACTAGGATATGGAACGGTCACCGGCTTCAATCTGTACAGCTTTTTTGTAGCGATATTGGGCTCGATGGTCGTCCTGGCCATCTACCGCGTTTTAATGGGCAGGAAAGCCGAATAG
- a CDS encoding glycosyltransferase: MSEPNSSVHDQPLVSVLMPVWNPHPRLFPEALESILNQTYQNLQIVIVEDPSERDGREMIAHVKDDRILHVSNPHRTGGLADQLNQGLQLATAELVARGDADDLWEPHRVATQVECFQKEPDLDVLGSTLNIIDDDGKHLGFRDYPRTHEEIVKALRRYCAIAHPVVMFKRDAVLKVGGYQTDFFVEDYDLWCRLAIAGAKFANHPEPLIRYRVHPEGMKSTKLKKQLGETIRMKETHFRGQMIAADRMRLLAERALMMMPSKFVLWLFGQMTFSKQLPSST, translated from the coding sequence ATGTCAGAACCCAATTCTTCCGTGCACGACCAACCGCTTGTTTCGGTACTGATGCCCGTATGGAATCCCCACCCTCGCCTTTTTCCAGAGGCGCTGGAGAGCATCCTCAATCAGACCTATCAGAATTTGCAGATCGTTATCGTGGAAGATCCCTCTGAACGTGACGGGCGAGAAATGATTGCTCATGTAAAGGATGACCGTATCCTCCATGTTAGCAACCCGCATCGAACTGGTGGCCTTGCCGATCAGCTTAACCAAGGACTTCAACTGGCCACCGCCGAATTGGTGGCTCGCGGAGATGCGGACGATCTGTGGGAACCCCATCGCGTTGCGACTCAAGTAGAGTGCTTTCAGAAAGAACCGGATCTGGATGTCCTGGGAAGCACACTTAACATTATCGACGACGACGGGAAACACCTTGGCTTCCGGGATTATCCCCGCACGCATGAAGAGATCGTCAAAGCACTACGCAGATACTGTGCGATCGCTCATCCAGTGGTGATGTTCAAGCGTGATGCCGTCTTAAAAGTTGGCGGATACCAAACCGACTTCTTTGTCGAAGACTATGACCTTTGGTGCCGGCTGGCAATCGCCGGAGCCAAGTTTGCCAACCATCCCGAACCGTTGATTCGTTACCGAGTTCACCCGGAAGGCATGAAGAGCACCAAGCTCAAGAAGCAACTGGGAGAAACCATTCGCATGAAGGAGACTCACTTTCGCGGACAGATGATCGCGGCGGATCGGATGCGTTTGCTGGCCGAGCGGGCCCTCATGATGATGCCGAGCAAATTCGTTCTCTGGCTATTTGGCCAGATGACCTTCAGCAAGCAACTTCCCTCGTCTACCTAG